A window of the Drosophila simulans strain w501 chromosome 2L, Prin_Dsim_3.1, whole genome shotgun sequence genome harbors these coding sequences:
- the LOC6731701 gene encoding cyclin-dependent kinase F-4 isoform X4 encodes MNRYITLTQLGDGTYGTVVLGQRKDTGEKVAIKRMKRKYYSWEEAMNLREVKSLKKLSHPNIVKLKEVIRENDTLYFVFEYMKENLYQMIKDRDTHLPEPELKSILFQVLTGLAFMHRHGFFHRDLKPENLLCSGPDLIKIADFGLAREIRSRPPFTDYVSTRWYRAPEVLLHSTNYGSTIDLWAMGCIMAELYTFRPLFPGSSEVDQLFKICSVLGTPEKDDWPDGYRLASMIHFRYPDCIKVPLSSVVSRCSQNGLDLLEDMLAYDPDKRPTAQQSLKYPYFHALKRISPTAATKANVRLSSKYAASNGHPVQSVSNNVLPVQEKLQAVTELLHQTNNNMNSHSNLGKNNNLAPKNGGVPRKYQPKLSFLTTSEMGAGSHADSSSLGGGATVDGVPVPQHQNGAESINDIYLNRNISQLFGLPAGPQHHQQQVHHPNVSFSTTSSRNAGAIYVNGSHLSYDTANMNAKNNAKFVVGASNGGYYVPVARPSLLAADAKVYNVFSKVSASQAPPSLIVRQPQLQPEVAPPPMRLSHSRAAAVQDPKMGALKSDDLDLILGSKLKTSAKRQLNAKANILLEDLFGQLSMDSDSDGKYPHTVPPTQQAKSGKTSTGGHGACARERDLFGESFLPRPGLRKKATQSSLEVNNGSHADSLAPNAQKEKPAVASSFPWDESNRTEDEKLTAWMVAENGSLLENKF; translated from the exons ATGAACCGCTATATCACGCTGACCCAACTGGGAGATGGAACCTACGGCACCGTGGTCCTGGGCCAGCGCAAGGACACCGGCGAGAAGGTGGCCATCAAGCGCATGAAACGCAAGTACTACTCCTGGGAAGAGGCCATGAATCTGCGCGAGGTTAAG TCCCTAAAAAAGTTGTCCCATCCGAACATAGTCAAGCTGAAGGAGGTGATACGAGAGAACGATACCCTGTACTTTGTGTTTGAGTACATGAAGGAAAACCTCTATCAGATGATAAAAGACAGAGATACTCATTTACCCGAACCGGAACTCAAGAGTATTCTCTTCCAG GTCCTAACTGGTCTGGCCTTCATGCATCGTCATGGATTTTTCCACCGCGACCTGAAACCGGAGAACTTGCTCTGCTCCGGCCCGGATCTCATCAAGATAGCTGATTTCGGCCTGGCCAGGGAGATTCGATCAAGGCCTCCGTTTACGGACTACGTATCGACGCGTTGGTACCGCGCACCGGAGGTACTCCTGCACTCCACCAACTACGGCAGTACCATCGACCTGTGGGCCATGGGCTGCATCATGGCCGAGCTCTACACCTTTCGTCCGCTCTTCCCGGGGAGTAGCGAGGTGGACCAGCTCTTCAAGATCTGCTCCGTGCTGGGCACTCCAGAAAAG GACGATTGGCCGGATGGTTATCGCCTGGCGAGCATGATCCACTTCCGCTACCCGGACTGCATCAAAGTGCCACTGAGCAGCGTCGTCAGTCGCTGCAGCCAAAATGGATTGGATCTGCTGGAGGATATGTTGGCCTACGATCCCGACAAGCGTCCGACGGCGCAGCAGAGTCTGAAGTATCCATACTTTCATGCCCTCAAACGGATATCGCCCACGGCGGCCACCAAGGCGAATGTACGGCTGAGCTCCAAGTATGCGGCCTCCAATGGGCATCCGGTACAGAGTGTCTCCAACAACGTGCTTCCGGTGCAGGAGAAGCTGCAGGCGGTCACAGAGTTGCTGCACCagaccaacaacaacatgaaTAGCCACTCCAATCTGGGCAAGAATAATAACCTGGCGCCGAAGAATGGCGGAGTGCCCAGAAAGTACCAACCGAAGTTGAGCTTCCTGACCACCAGTGAAATGGGTGCGGGTTCGCATGCGGACTCCTCCAGTCTAGGCGGAGGAGCCACAGTGGACGGAGTACCGGTGCCCCAGCACCAGAACGGCGCAGAGTCCATCAACGACATCTACCTGAACCGCAACATCTCGCAGCTCTTCGGATTGCCAGCGGGTccgcagcaccaccagcagcaggtgcaCCACCCAAACGTCTCCTTCAGCACCACCTCGTCGCGGAATGCCGGCGCCATCTACGTGAATGGCAGCCACCTCAGCTACGACACGGCCAACATGAATGCCAAGAACAATGCCAAGTTTGTGGTGGGCGCTTCCAATGGTGGCTACTACGTGCCCGTGGCCAGACCATCTCTTCTGGCTGCCGATGCCAAGGTCTACAACGTGTTCTCCAAGGTCAGTGCCAGTCAGGCTCCGCCAAGCCTCATCGTGCGTCAGCCGCAACTGCAGCCGGAGGTGGCTCCTCCGCCCATGAGACTCTCTCACTCACGAGCGGCGGCGGTCCAGGACCCAAAGATGGGTGCTCTCAAGTCTGACGATCTGGACCTGATACTGGG TTCCAAGCTGAAAACCTCCGCCAAGCGACAGCTCAATGCCAAGGCGAACATTCTGCTGGAGGATCTCTTCGGACAGCTGTCCATGGACTCGGACAGCGATGGCAAGTATCCGCACACGGTGCCGCCCACGCAGCAGGCGAAGAGCGGGAAGACGTCGACCGGAGGGCATGGTGCCTGCGCCCGGGAGCGGGATCTCTTCGGGGAGAGCTTTCTGCCCAGGCCGGGATTGCGGAAGAAGGCCACCCAGAGCAGTCTGGAGGTGAACAACGGCAGCCACGCGGACTCGCT
- the LOC6731701 gene encoding serine/threonine-protein kinase ICK isoform X2, which translates to MNRYITLTQLGDGTYGTVVLGQRKDTGEKVAIKRMKRKYYSWEEAMNLREVKSLKKLSHPNIVKLKEVIRENDTLYFVFEYMKENLYQMIKDRDTHLPEPELKSILFQVLTGLAFMHRHGFFHRDLKPENLLCSGPDLIKIADFGLAREIRSRPPFTDYVSTRWYRAPEVLLHSTNYGSTIDLWAMGCIMAELYTFRPLFPGSSEVDQLFKICSVLGTPEKDDWPDGYRLASMIHFRYPDCIKVPLSSVVSRCSQNGLDLLEDMLAYDPDKRPTAQQSLKYPYFHALKRISPTAATKANVRLSSKYAASNGHPVQSVSNNVLPVQEKLQAVTELLHQTNNNMNSHSNLGKNNNLAPKNGGVPRKYQPKLSFLTTSEMGAGSHADSSSLGGGATVDGVPVPQHQNGAESINDIYLNRNISQLFGLPAGPQHHQQQVHHPNVSFSTTSSRNAGAIYVNGSHLSYDTANMNAKNNAKFVVGASNGGYYVPVARPSLLAADAKVYNVFSKVSASQAPPSLIVRQPQLQPEVAPPPMRLSHSRAAAVQDPKMGALKSDDLDLILGSKLKTSAKRQLNAKANILLEDLFGQLSMDSDSDGKYPHTVPPTQQAKSGKTSTGGHGACARERDLFGESFLPRPGLRKKATQSSLEVNNGSHADSLDNSSSSSPSIDEECRFWPIRAPNAQKEKPAVASSFPWDESNRTEDEKLTAWMVAENGSLLENKF; encoded by the exons ATGAACCGCTATATCACGCTGACCCAACTGGGAGATGGAACCTACGGCACCGTGGTCCTGGGCCAGCGCAAGGACACCGGCGAGAAGGTGGCCATCAAGCGCATGAAACGCAAGTACTACTCCTGGGAAGAGGCCATGAATCTGCGCGAGGTTAAG TCCCTAAAAAAGTTGTCCCATCCGAACATAGTCAAGCTGAAGGAGGTGATACGAGAGAACGATACCCTGTACTTTGTGTTTGAGTACATGAAGGAAAACCTCTATCAGATGATAAAAGACAGAGATACTCATTTACCCGAACCGGAACTCAAGAGTATTCTCTTCCAG GTCCTAACTGGTCTGGCCTTCATGCATCGTCATGGATTTTTCCACCGCGACCTGAAACCGGAGAACTTGCTCTGCTCCGGCCCGGATCTCATCAAGATAGCTGATTTCGGCCTGGCCAGGGAGATTCGATCAAGGCCTCCGTTTACGGACTACGTATCGACGCGTTGGTACCGCGCACCGGAGGTACTCCTGCACTCCACCAACTACGGCAGTACCATCGACCTGTGGGCCATGGGCTGCATCATGGCCGAGCTCTACACCTTTCGTCCGCTCTTCCCGGGGAGTAGCGAGGTGGACCAGCTCTTCAAGATCTGCTCCGTGCTGGGCACTCCAGAAAAG GACGATTGGCCGGATGGTTATCGCCTGGCGAGCATGATCCACTTCCGCTACCCGGACTGCATCAAAGTGCCACTGAGCAGCGTCGTCAGTCGCTGCAGCCAAAATGGATTGGATCTGCTGGAGGATATGTTGGCCTACGATCCCGACAAGCGTCCGACGGCGCAGCAGAGTCTGAAGTATCCATACTTTCATGCCCTCAAACGGATATCGCCCACGGCGGCCACCAAGGCGAATGTACGGCTGAGCTCCAAGTATGCGGCCTCCAATGGGCATCCGGTACAGAGTGTCTCCAACAACGTGCTTCCGGTGCAGGAGAAGCTGCAGGCGGTCACAGAGTTGCTGCACCagaccaacaacaacatgaaTAGCCACTCCAATCTGGGCAAGAATAATAACCTGGCGCCGAAGAATGGCGGAGTGCCCAGAAAGTACCAACCGAAGTTGAGCTTCCTGACCACCAGTGAAATGGGTGCGGGTTCGCATGCGGACTCCTCCAGTCTAGGCGGAGGAGCCACAGTGGACGGAGTACCGGTGCCCCAGCACCAGAACGGCGCAGAGTCCATCAACGACATCTACCTGAACCGCAACATCTCGCAGCTCTTCGGATTGCCAGCGGGTccgcagcaccaccagcagcaggtgcaCCACCCAAACGTCTCCTTCAGCACCACCTCGTCGCGGAATGCCGGCGCCATCTACGTGAATGGCAGCCACCTCAGCTACGACACGGCCAACATGAATGCCAAGAACAATGCCAAGTTTGTGGTGGGCGCTTCCAATGGTGGCTACTACGTGCCCGTGGCCAGACCATCTCTTCTGGCTGCCGATGCCAAGGTCTACAACGTGTTCTCCAAGGTCAGTGCCAGTCAGGCTCCGCCAAGCCTCATCGTGCGTCAGCCGCAACTGCAGCCGGAGGTGGCTCCTCCGCCCATGAGACTCTCTCACTCACGAGCGGCGGCGGTCCAGGACCCAAAGATGGGTGCTCTCAAGTCTGACGATCTGGACCTGATACTGGG TTCCAAGCTGAAAACCTCCGCCAAGCGACAGCTCAATGCCAAGGCGAACATTCTGCTGGAGGATCTCTTCGGACAGCTGTCCATGGACTCGGACAGCGATGGCAAGTATCCGCACACGGTGCCGCCCACGCAGCAGGCGAAGAGCGGGAAGACGTCGACCGGAGGGCATGGTGCCTGCGCCCGGGAGCGGGATCTCTTCGGGGAGAGCTTTCTGCCCAGGCCGGGATTGCGGAAGAAGGCCACCCAGAGCAGTCTGGAGGTGAACAACGGCAGCCACGCGGACTCGCT TGATaactcctcctcgtcctcccCCTCAATTGATGAAGAATGTCGCTTTTGGCCCATAAG
- the LOC6731701 gene encoding cyclin-dependent kinase F-4 isoform X5: MNRYITLTQLGDGTYGTVVLGQRKDTGEKVAIKRMKRKYYSWEEAMNLREVKSLKKLSHPNIVKLKEVIRENDTLYFVFEYMKENLYQMIKDRDTHLPEPELKSILFQVLTGLAFMHRHGFFHRDLKPENLLCSGPDLIKIADFGLAREIRSRPPFTDYVSTRWYRAPEVLLHSTNYGSTIDLWAMGCIMAELYTFRPLFPGSSEVDQLFKICSVLGTPEKDDWPDGYRLASMIHFRYPDCIKVPLSSVVSRCSQNGLDLLEDMLAYDPDKRPTAQQSLKYPYFHALKRISPTAATKANVRLSSKYAASNGHPVQSVSNNVLPVQEKLQAVTELLHQTNNNMNSHSNLGKNNNLAPKNGGVPRKYQPKLSFLTTSEMGAGSHADSSSLGGGATVDGVPVPQHQNGAESINDIYLNRNISQLFGLPAGPQHHQQQVHHPNVSFSTTSSRNAGAIYVNGSHLSYDTANMNAKNNAKFVVGASNGGYYVPVARPSLLAADAKVYNVFSKVSASQAPPSLIVRQPQLQPEVAPPPMRLSHSRAAAVQDPKMGALKSDDLDLILGAPNAQKEKPAVASSFPWDESNRTEDEKLTAWMVAENGNLILGSHQQA; the protein is encoded by the exons ATGAACCGCTATATCACGCTGACCCAACTGGGAGATGGAACCTACGGCACCGTGGTCCTGGGCCAGCGCAAGGACACCGGCGAGAAGGTGGCCATCAAGCGCATGAAACGCAAGTACTACTCCTGGGAAGAGGCCATGAATCTGCGCGAGGTTAAG TCCCTAAAAAAGTTGTCCCATCCGAACATAGTCAAGCTGAAGGAGGTGATACGAGAGAACGATACCCTGTACTTTGTGTTTGAGTACATGAAGGAAAACCTCTATCAGATGATAAAAGACAGAGATACTCATTTACCCGAACCGGAACTCAAGAGTATTCTCTTCCAG GTCCTAACTGGTCTGGCCTTCATGCATCGTCATGGATTTTTCCACCGCGACCTGAAACCGGAGAACTTGCTCTGCTCCGGCCCGGATCTCATCAAGATAGCTGATTTCGGCCTGGCCAGGGAGATTCGATCAAGGCCTCCGTTTACGGACTACGTATCGACGCGTTGGTACCGCGCACCGGAGGTACTCCTGCACTCCACCAACTACGGCAGTACCATCGACCTGTGGGCCATGGGCTGCATCATGGCCGAGCTCTACACCTTTCGTCCGCTCTTCCCGGGGAGTAGCGAGGTGGACCAGCTCTTCAAGATCTGCTCCGTGCTGGGCACTCCAGAAAAG GACGATTGGCCGGATGGTTATCGCCTGGCGAGCATGATCCACTTCCGCTACCCGGACTGCATCAAAGTGCCACTGAGCAGCGTCGTCAGTCGCTGCAGCCAAAATGGATTGGATCTGCTGGAGGATATGTTGGCCTACGATCCCGACAAGCGTCCGACGGCGCAGCAGAGTCTGAAGTATCCATACTTTCATGCCCTCAAACGGATATCGCCCACGGCGGCCACCAAGGCGAATGTACGGCTGAGCTCCAAGTATGCGGCCTCCAATGGGCATCCGGTACAGAGTGTCTCCAACAACGTGCTTCCGGTGCAGGAGAAGCTGCAGGCGGTCACAGAGTTGCTGCACCagaccaacaacaacatgaaTAGCCACTCCAATCTGGGCAAGAATAATAACCTGGCGCCGAAGAATGGCGGAGTGCCCAGAAAGTACCAACCGAAGTTGAGCTTCCTGACCACCAGTGAAATGGGTGCGGGTTCGCATGCGGACTCCTCCAGTCTAGGCGGAGGAGCCACAGTGGACGGAGTACCGGTGCCCCAGCACCAGAACGGCGCAGAGTCCATCAACGACATCTACCTGAACCGCAACATCTCGCAGCTCTTCGGATTGCCAGCGGGTccgcagcaccaccagcagcaggtgcaCCACCCAAACGTCTCCTTCAGCACCACCTCGTCGCGGAATGCCGGCGCCATCTACGTGAATGGCAGCCACCTCAGCTACGACACGGCCAACATGAATGCCAAGAACAATGCCAAGTTTGTGGTGGGCGCTTCCAATGGTGGCTACTACGTGCCCGTGGCCAGACCATCTCTTCTGGCTGCCGATGCCAAGGTCTACAACGTGTTCTCCAAGGTCAGTGCCAGTCAGGCTCCGCCAAGCCTCATCGTGCGTCAGCCGCAACTGCAGCCGGAGGTGGCTCCTCCGCCCATGAGACTCTCTCACTCACGAGCGGCGGCGGTCCAGGACCCAAAGATGGGTGCTCTCAAGTCTGACGATCTGGACCTGATACTGGG
- the LOC6731701 gene encoding serine/threonine-protein kinase ICK isoform X1 has translation MNRYITLTQLGDGTYGTVVLGQRKDTGEKVAIKRMKRKYYSWEEAMNLREVKSLKKLSHPNIVKLKEVIRENDTLYFVFEYMKENLYQMIKDRDTHLPEPELKSILFQVLTGLAFMHRHGFFHRDLKPENLLCSGPDLIKIADFGLAREIRSRPPFTDYVSTRWYRAPEVLLHSTNYGSTIDLWAMGCIMAELYTFRPLFPGSSEVDQLFKICSVLGTPEKDDWPDGYRLASMIHFRYPDCIKVPLSSVVSRCSQNGLDLLEDMLAYDPDKRPTAQQSLKYPYFHALKRISPTAATKANVRLSSKYAASNGHPVQSVSNNVLPVQEKLQAVTELLHQTNNNMNSHSNLGKNNNLAPKNGGVPRKYQPKLSFLTTSEMGAGSHADSSSLGGGATVDGVPVPQHQNGAESINDIYLNRNISQLFGLPAGPQHHQQQVHHPNVSFSTTSSRNAGAIYVNGSHLSYDTANMNAKNNAKFVVGASNGGYYVPVARPSLLAADAKVYNVFSKVSASQAPPSLIVRQPQLQPEVAPPPMRLSHSRAAAVQDPKMGALKSDDLDLILGSKLKTSAKRQLNAKANILLEDLFGQLSMDSDSDGKYPHTVPPTQQAKSGKTSTGGHGACARERDLFGESFLPRPGLRKKATQSSLEVNNGSHADSLDNSSSSSPSIDEECRFWPIRAPNAQKEKPAVASSFPWDESNRTEDEKLTAWMVAENGNLILGSHQQA, from the exons ATGAACCGCTATATCACGCTGACCCAACTGGGAGATGGAACCTACGGCACCGTGGTCCTGGGCCAGCGCAAGGACACCGGCGAGAAGGTGGCCATCAAGCGCATGAAACGCAAGTACTACTCCTGGGAAGAGGCCATGAATCTGCGCGAGGTTAAG TCCCTAAAAAAGTTGTCCCATCCGAACATAGTCAAGCTGAAGGAGGTGATACGAGAGAACGATACCCTGTACTTTGTGTTTGAGTACATGAAGGAAAACCTCTATCAGATGATAAAAGACAGAGATACTCATTTACCCGAACCGGAACTCAAGAGTATTCTCTTCCAG GTCCTAACTGGTCTGGCCTTCATGCATCGTCATGGATTTTTCCACCGCGACCTGAAACCGGAGAACTTGCTCTGCTCCGGCCCGGATCTCATCAAGATAGCTGATTTCGGCCTGGCCAGGGAGATTCGATCAAGGCCTCCGTTTACGGACTACGTATCGACGCGTTGGTACCGCGCACCGGAGGTACTCCTGCACTCCACCAACTACGGCAGTACCATCGACCTGTGGGCCATGGGCTGCATCATGGCCGAGCTCTACACCTTTCGTCCGCTCTTCCCGGGGAGTAGCGAGGTGGACCAGCTCTTCAAGATCTGCTCCGTGCTGGGCACTCCAGAAAAG GACGATTGGCCGGATGGTTATCGCCTGGCGAGCATGATCCACTTCCGCTACCCGGACTGCATCAAAGTGCCACTGAGCAGCGTCGTCAGTCGCTGCAGCCAAAATGGATTGGATCTGCTGGAGGATATGTTGGCCTACGATCCCGACAAGCGTCCGACGGCGCAGCAGAGTCTGAAGTATCCATACTTTCATGCCCTCAAACGGATATCGCCCACGGCGGCCACCAAGGCGAATGTACGGCTGAGCTCCAAGTATGCGGCCTCCAATGGGCATCCGGTACAGAGTGTCTCCAACAACGTGCTTCCGGTGCAGGAGAAGCTGCAGGCGGTCACAGAGTTGCTGCACCagaccaacaacaacatgaaTAGCCACTCCAATCTGGGCAAGAATAATAACCTGGCGCCGAAGAATGGCGGAGTGCCCAGAAAGTACCAACCGAAGTTGAGCTTCCTGACCACCAGTGAAATGGGTGCGGGTTCGCATGCGGACTCCTCCAGTCTAGGCGGAGGAGCCACAGTGGACGGAGTACCGGTGCCCCAGCACCAGAACGGCGCAGAGTCCATCAACGACATCTACCTGAACCGCAACATCTCGCAGCTCTTCGGATTGCCAGCGGGTccgcagcaccaccagcagcaggtgcaCCACCCAAACGTCTCCTTCAGCACCACCTCGTCGCGGAATGCCGGCGCCATCTACGTGAATGGCAGCCACCTCAGCTACGACACGGCCAACATGAATGCCAAGAACAATGCCAAGTTTGTGGTGGGCGCTTCCAATGGTGGCTACTACGTGCCCGTGGCCAGACCATCTCTTCTGGCTGCCGATGCCAAGGTCTACAACGTGTTCTCCAAGGTCAGTGCCAGTCAGGCTCCGCCAAGCCTCATCGTGCGTCAGCCGCAACTGCAGCCGGAGGTGGCTCCTCCGCCCATGAGACTCTCTCACTCACGAGCGGCGGCGGTCCAGGACCCAAAGATGGGTGCTCTCAAGTCTGACGATCTGGACCTGATACTGGG TTCCAAGCTGAAAACCTCCGCCAAGCGACAGCTCAATGCCAAGGCGAACATTCTGCTGGAGGATCTCTTCGGACAGCTGTCCATGGACTCGGACAGCGATGGCAAGTATCCGCACACGGTGCCGCCCACGCAGCAGGCGAAGAGCGGGAAGACGTCGACCGGAGGGCATGGTGCCTGCGCCCGGGAGCGGGATCTCTTCGGGGAGAGCTTTCTGCCCAGGCCGGGATTGCGGAAGAAGGCCACCCAGAGCAGTCTGGAGGTGAACAACGGCAGCCACGCGGACTCGCT TGATaactcctcctcgtcctcccCCTCAATTGATGAAGAATGTCGCTTTTGGCCCATAAG
- the LOC6731701 gene encoding cyclin-dependent kinase F-4 isoform X3: MNRYITLTQLGDGTYGTVVLGQRKDTGEKVAIKRMKRKYYSWEEAMNLREVKSLKKLSHPNIVKLKEVIRENDTLYFVFEYMKENLYQMIKDRDTHLPEPELKSILFQVLTGLAFMHRHGFFHRDLKPENLLCSGPDLIKIADFGLAREIRSRPPFTDYVSTRWYRAPEVLLHSTNYGSTIDLWAMGCIMAELYTFRPLFPGSSEVDQLFKICSVLGTPEKDDWPDGYRLASMIHFRYPDCIKVPLSSVVSRCSQNGLDLLEDMLAYDPDKRPTAQQSLKYPYFHALKRISPTAATKANVRLSSKYAASNGHPVQSVSNNVLPVQEKLQAVTELLHQTNNNMNSHSNLGKNNNLAPKNGGVPRKYQPKLSFLTTSEMGAGSHADSSSLGGGATVDGVPVPQHQNGAESINDIYLNRNISQLFGLPAGPQHHQQQVHHPNVSFSTTSSRNAGAIYVNGSHLSYDTANMNAKNNAKFVVGASNGGYYVPVARPSLLAADAKVYNVFSKVSASQAPPSLIVRQPQLQPEVAPPPMRLSHSRAAAVQDPKMGALKSDDLDLILGSKLKTSAKRQLNAKANILLEDLFGQLSMDSDSDGKYPHTVPPTQQAKSGKTSTGGHGACARERDLFGESFLPRPGLRKKATQSSLEVNNGSHADSLAPNAQKEKPAVASSFPWDESNRTEDEKLTAWMVAENGNLILGSHQQA; encoded by the exons ATGAACCGCTATATCACGCTGACCCAACTGGGAGATGGAACCTACGGCACCGTGGTCCTGGGCCAGCGCAAGGACACCGGCGAGAAGGTGGCCATCAAGCGCATGAAACGCAAGTACTACTCCTGGGAAGAGGCCATGAATCTGCGCGAGGTTAAG TCCCTAAAAAAGTTGTCCCATCCGAACATAGTCAAGCTGAAGGAGGTGATACGAGAGAACGATACCCTGTACTTTGTGTTTGAGTACATGAAGGAAAACCTCTATCAGATGATAAAAGACAGAGATACTCATTTACCCGAACCGGAACTCAAGAGTATTCTCTTCCAG GTCCTAACTGGTCTGGCCTTCATGCATCGTCATGGATTTTTCCACCGCGACCTGAAACCGGAGAACTTGCTCTGCTCCGGCCCGGATCTCATCAAGATAGCTGATTTCGGCCTGGCCAGGGAGATTCGATCAAGGCCTCCGTTTACGGACTACGTATCGACGCGTTGGTACCGCGCACCGGAGGTACTCCTGCACTCCACCAACTACGGCAGTACCATCGACCTGTGGGCCATGGGCTGCATCATGGCCGAGCTCTACACCTTTCGTCCGCTCTTCCCGGGGAGTAGCGAGGTGGACCAGCTCTTCAAGATCTGCTCCGTGCTGGGCACTCCAGAAAAG GACGATTGGCCGGATGGTTATCGCCTGGCGAGCATGATCCACTTCCGCTACCCGGACTGCATCAAAGTGCCACTGAGCAGCGTCGTCAGTCGCTGCAGCCAAAATGGATTGGATCTGCTGGAGGATATGTTGGCCTACGATCCCGACAAGCGTCCGACGGCGCAGCAGAGTCTGAAGTATCCATACTTTCATGCCCTCAAACGGATATCGCCCACGGCGGCCACCAAGGCGAATGTACGGCTGAGCTCCAAGTATGCGGCCTCCAATGGGCATCCGGTACAGAGTGTCTCCAACAACGTGCTTCCGGTGCAGGAGAAGCTGCAGGCGGTCACAGAGTTGCTGCACCagaccaacaacaacatgaaTAGCCACTCCAATCTGGGCAAGAATAATAACCTGGCGCCGAAGAATGGCGGAGTGCCCAGAAAGTACCAACCGAAGTTGAGCTTCCTGACCACCAGTGAAATGGGTGCGGGTTCGCATGCGGACTCCTCCAGTCTAGGCGGAGGAGCCACAGTGGACGGAGTACCGGTGCCCCAGCACCAGAACGGCGCAGAGTCCATCAACGACATCTACCTGAACCGCAACATCTCGCAGCTCTTCGGATTGCCAGCGGGTccgcagcaccaccagcagcaggtgcaCCACCCAAACGTCTCCTTCAGCACCACCTCGTCGCGGAATGCCGGCGCCATCTACGTGAATGGCAGCCACCTCAGCTACGACACGGCCAACATGAATGCCAAGAACAATGCCAAGTTTGTGGTGGGCGCTTCCAATGGTGGCTACTACGTGCCCGTGGCCAGACCATCTCTTCTGGCTGCCGATGCCAAGGTCTACAACGTGTTCTCCAAGGTCAGTGCCAGTCAGGCTCCGCCAAGCCTCATCGTGCGTCAGCCGCAACTGCAGCCGGAGGTGGCTCCTCCGCCCATGAGACTCTCTCACTCACGAGCGGCGGCGGTCCAGGACCCAAAGATGGGTGCTCTCAAGTCTGACGATCTGGACCTGATACTGGG TTCCAAGCTGAAAACCTCCGCCAAGCGACAGCTCAATGCCAAGGCGAACATTCTGCTGGAGGATCTCTTCGGACAGCTGTCCATGGACTCGGACAGCGATGGCAAGTATCCGCACACGGTGCCGCCCACGCAGCAGGCGAAGAGCGGGAAGACGTCGACCGGAGGGCATGGTGCCTGCGCCCGGGAGCGGGATCTCTTCGGGGAGAGCTTTCTGCCCAGGCCGGGATTGCGGAAGAAGGCCACCCAGAGCAGTCTGGAGGTGAACAACGGCAGCCACGCGGACTCGCT